The Candidatus Neomarinimicrobiota bacterium DNA window GGTCCCCACAACTCAGTACCGCCGGTGGAGTCACTATAGAGGCTGAAAGCAAGGTTGACCGATTCGTTCAGCAGGTTACCGCTGGCATCTTTCAGGACGCCCTGGTAGCTCATGGTCCGGGGGATTTGCCCCTGACCGACTTGTATGAGGAAAAGGGCTGATAGGATTAAAAGGCTTATAGTATTTCTCATGGCTGCTTCTCCCGCGGTGAAGTGGGGCTGTTTCCGGTGTATCTCGGAGGAATTAGGTGCGATAGGGAAGGCACCGGACGTGCCAGATGTAGAGGCACCCACTGGACAGTCTGACAACATCTCTCCATGGGAGCCTCCTTTATCTGCACCGGATGTAATTTACGAGGATATGGTAAGAACAATAGAAACAATATTAAGGAAATTCTTAGGTCGGGGTAGGAATTCAGGCAATATGATTTCACGCCCGTGTCTGGTGTCTCCTGCAAATGGCAGCCTGAGACCGATACGGCAAATAATGTGGAACCAGGAAGCGCGGTTCGGAGTTATTGGGGGAATAAGAAATCGTTGCGGAAGTAATAACCCGTTAAAGCCCAGGGTTCCATTTCCAAACCCCTCCTCTGCCCTCAAACACAGGTGCTGGGTATGGAAAGATGGAACCCTGGACGTGCGAAGGATACAATGAAGGGAAGTAAATGTCAATAAAAACCTTAGGACTTCGGCAATTGCCAAGCCGAGCCCCTTCCCGATAAAGGAATCGCGCAGACAGTTCCCGGGAAACTCTCCGGCGGATACAGGCATTCAAACGGTGTAACGCTTGAGCGCCATGATTGGTGATTTTGAGAAGGTGTATTGATGGCGAGGATTGTATTGTTTACGGAAGGGGCTACCTCTAAATTTTTCAACACTATGATAAACCTACCCTGGCGCTGCGCCTCCATTGTGTTGCCCGTCTCCTTGATCCTGAGCCCGCTCTGCGGCCAGGAGACCCAGGCGGAGGTGAGGCAATACGATACTCGGGCCCTGTCCCACTTTCTGGATGCGGACCTGTACATGATGCAGGGGGACTATGGCGAGGCTGCTGCGGCCTACGAACGGGCTTTAAGCTATGATTCCAGCTCGGCGACCATCTACCTGGGCCTGGCGGAGGCCCTTCTGCGGCAGGGTCAGCTCGAGCGCTCCCGAGCGGCCGGGGAGCAGGCCAAGCGGCTGCAACCGGACGACCCCCTGGTTTATGAATTCCTCGCGCGCAACGCGGCGGCCCGGGAAGACCTCGGTGAAGCGGTCCAGCATCTGGACAAGTGGGCGGAGCTGGACCCTGCCGATCTGGACCCGCTGTTCCGTAAGGCAGGCCTCCTGCTACAGCAAAAGAAGTTCGCCGAAGCCATAGACGCCTATCTGGCTATTTATGATCGCGACCCGCTCCAGGAGCAGGTACTGCCCAGGGCCGGCGAAATCGCTATCTCTATCGGTGATTTTGAACGGGCCTATCAGGTCTACCAGCGGCTTCACCAGCAGCGGCCGGATGATCCCCGCATAACCCGGACTTATGCCGAGATCAGTGTACAGATTAAGCGTTACGAAGAGGCCGCTGCGGCCTTTGCACAGCTTGAAGAGTCCGGCGAGGCAACACTGGCCACCACGCTTCAACTCGCCTGGCTTTATCTTCAATTGGAAGACCTGGACGGGGCCCAATCCGTGCTGGCCCCACTCGTTGAGCAGGGGCACCGCCAATGGGACGTGCTGAGTCTGTCCGGGCACGTAGCCGAGAAGCTATCGGACTATGAGCAACTGGCGGCGGTCTCCGAATTGATGAGGGAGGTTTACCCTGACAGCATCGGCGGATATACCGGTCTGGCCATTGCCCGCAACTACCTGGAAGACAGACAAGGGGCTGTCGAGGTCCTGGAGGAGGCGATCATCCGATTCCCCGACGATGCGGACGTCAACTATC harbors:
- a CDS encoding tetratricopeptide repeat protein translates to MARIVLFTEGATSKFFNTMINLPWRCASIVLPVSLILSPLCGQETQAEVRQYDTRALSHFLDADLYMMQGDYGEAAAAYERALSYDSSSATIYLGLAEALLRQGQLERSRAAGEQAKRLQPDDPLVYEFLARNAAAREDLGEAVQHLDKWAELDPADLDPLFRKAGLLLQQKKFAEAIDAYLAIYDRDPLQEQVLPRAGEIAISIGDFERAYQVYQRLHQQRPDDPRITRTYAEISVQIKRYEEAAAAFAQLEESGEATLATTLQLAWLYLQLEDLDGAQSVLAPLVEQGHRQWDVLSLSGHVAEKLSDYEQLAAVSELMREVYPDSIGGYTGLAIARNYLEDRQGAVEVLEEAIIRFPDDADVNYLLGNLYFNTDRFAEAERCLLTALTQRPTASHIQHLLATTWSSLGKYAPSDSLYEVVLKADEDDAVAMNNYAYSIADRSQVSRRQLWYARKLSRKSLKLQPENAAFLDTYGWIWYRLKWYRTAHKYIARSVAIRPDSPVVLEHLGEVYLKLGKSAKAEEYFERAKQVRQQETPPMVRAQEE